TTATCGCGGCATTCGGCGACCCGGCCGTCAGCGCAACCGAGCCGCGAGCCCGTCGAGCACGACGCCGAGGTGTCGTTCGAACCTGCTGTCACCGTCGTCGCGGAGGTGCCCGGCGGCCTTGACCAGATCGGCGCCTTCGCCCAGCCACTCGTCGCGTTCGGCGACCGAGTACCGGGCCGGGTCGGCGTCGGCCGACTGGCTGCGCTCATGCTCCTCGATGACGAAGCCGACGACGTACGCGGTGACCAGGTCGAGGGCGTCGTCCGCCTCCGCCAGTGAGAACCCGGCCGCGGTCAAGCGCGCGAGCCAGGATTCCTTCGCTTTCACCACGTCGGGGTCGGAGAAGCGCGTGCCGCTGAAGATGCGCGCGCCGTCCCGGTGGCGCAGGTACTCCGCGCGCAAGGCGCGGGCGTAGGCGGCTACGTCGTCACGCCAGTCGTCGCCGGAAGCGATCGCCGAGAGGGCGTCGGTGACGCGGCGCATCACGAACGTGCTCATCTCGTCGAGCAGTTCCTGCTTGTTGCGGACGTGCCAGTACAGCGCGGGGGCCTTCACTTCGAGCCGGGAAGCGAGCGCGCGGACGGTGAGCGCGTCCATGCCCTTCTCGTTGAGCAACTCGAGCGCCGCCGCCACGATCCGCTCCCGGGTGATGCCCTTCGCCACAGTTGACACCTTAACAAAGTTCAGGAAAGGTGGGTGACAGGGTCAAACCTAACTTAGTTAAGGAGTTTGTCATGCGCGCTGCGGTCGTCAACGCCCCAGGAGCGACACCCGTCTGCGGAGACTTTCCCGACCCGGAACAGTGGCCGGGCCGGGCGCCGCTGAGACTTGTGGGCGCGGGTCTGCACCACGTCGTTCGCGGGCTGGCCTCCGGCCGCCACTACGGCAGCGACCATGCCTACCCCGTCGTGCCGGGCGTCGACGCCGTGGCCCGGACCGACGACGGGCGGCTGGTCTACACGGGCCTCGCCCGGTTGCCGTGGGGAACGATGGCCGAACGGCTGGTCACTCCGTTCGAAGTGGATCTGCCCGTCGGGGCCGATCCGCTCGTGACCGCCGCCGGCGTGAACCCCGCCTTGTCGGGCTGGATGCCCCTGATCACCCGCCGCAAGGAGACGGGCGAACTCGGCACCGTGCTGGTGCTCGGGGCGACCGGCATGTCAGGCGGCCTGGCCGTGCGGGCGGCGATGTCTCTCGGCGCGAAACAGGTCGTCGCGGCCGGGCGCGATCACGAGGCGCTGGAGCGACTGCGAGGCCTGGGCGTCGTCACCGTTGCGCTCGCGACCGCCACACCCGATGCCGGGGCGGCCACCCTCGCCACCGTTGTCGCCGAGGCGCAGCCCACGCTCGTGCTCGACTTCGTGTGGGGCCCCGTCGCCGAGGCCGCCTTCGCCGCGCTGGAGAAGCGCGGCACGGAGGACGACAGCACGGCGATCGACTACGTGCAGATCGGCTCGCTCGCCGGAACCGAGGCGGCGTTGCCCGCGGCGCTGCTGCGCGGCAGGCGGATCCGGATCAGCGGCAGCGGCGCCGGCTCGGTTTCGAAGGCTGCGATGATCGCCGAGCTTCCCGAGGTCCTCGCCAGGTTCGCCGACGGCACCTTCGACGCGCCGTACACCGCCTACCCGCTCAGCCGCGTCGGCGAGGCATGGGCGCATCAAGGGCGCACCCGTGCCGTCGTCGTCCCCGACCGACCGGCCCCGCTCGAGGTCGCTACCTAGGTCTGGTCAGCCTTGCCGGTCCCGGTCCCGGCGCAGCCGTTCGATGGCTTTCGCGATCAGGGTGGAAGGAGTCGCCGCTAGCCGCGCCTCCGAAAAGCAGGAGTTCACCGAACAAGGCCGGGGCCAGGATGAGCCATCCGACATCGCGCAACCGCAACTGATGAATCCCCGGCGAATCCGCTACTTTCCGCAGCCACGGTTACTCGTCAGAGACCGGCATCGGCACGCTTTGCTACGTCAATCGTGCGCTGTCGCAGGGCCGGAGTCCCTCGATCCGCAAGGTAAAGCAGAACACCTGCGTAATTGGGCTGCCCGGCCGACTGGCGGCGATGGATCAGCCCGGCAGTCGGCCGACGGTCGAGGTGCTGGACCGACCTCGGCGCACTCGCCGAACGAGTCCGCGGGCTATCGGGAACCAGAGCGGAGTGAGGACGGTGAGCGCGAGTGCGTGCCAGAGGGGCCGCCACCACCATGAGACGACCGGCGGGAACGATGTTGCGGTGGATGCGAGCGGCGCGGCGAAGGACCAGGCCAGGAAAGCGTCGCCGATGGGGAGGGCGCCGAAGGCGTAGCGTTTGGAATTGCCGAGAGTGACCGGCATGCCCAGGCTTTCGCCGAGGCCGGTGATCGGGCCGGCGAGGTTGCGATCGCCGTGCACCCGGGCCGCACCGATGGTGACCACCGTGGCCGAGGCGCTGACACCGAGAATAAGTGGCCCGGAATCGACATCGCCCGCGCCGCTGCGGCCGTGCGGATACTCCCGCACTCCGGGCAGGCCAAGCGGGGTATCTATGAAGAGTCGGCGGAAAGTACGGTACTGCTGCGCGGCCCACGCGGGGTCTATCTCGGGCAGGAACCGCTGGATCATCGATTGTGACGAGCCGCGCGCACCCTCCATCATGGGTGCGGCTCGGTGCGGCAGTAGACCGGTCGCCGGATCCAGGTGCGCGCGAGCCGAGGTGAGCCATTCGGCGATCACCGGCTCGAAACGCGAGCCGAAGATACGATCGTGCAACCGCAACGCGGACACAGCCACCACGTTGTCGACCGGCCAAGCTTGACCCGGATACGCCGCAAGGAACGGCCCGTCCGTACCGAAGGCCACCGCGAGTGCTTCGCAGTCCGCGATGAATTGCGCCGCCTCCGGTGCGGCGGCGCCCGCGAGTTCGATCACGGCCCCGCGCAACCGGCTGGACCATCCGACATAGAACACCCCGTATGCCGGGCGCAGTCGCGCATCGAAAGCGCCACGGCCCGAGCCGGATTCCAAACGCTCCAGCGCCCAGCGTGCCTCCCGGAGCGCTTCGTCCCGATAGGTCGTGTCGCCGCGCGCCAGATCAGTCCACGCCAACCCGTACAGAACGTGCGAAAAGAAGAATCCCTCGGGGAACATGCCCTGCATCTCCTCCCCGAGCCCCGATCGCAATTCGGAACGAAGAAACCGCATTTGGGCGATGACATCGGTGCGCGGCTGCTCATCCCGATACAGCCGAATCTGGGGAACGAGGAACACCAGCGTGAGCACAGCCGCGACGGCGACATACAGCGCCCCCGAGAGGGTGCGATGCGATTCTGGGTCCCGGTCGGCCGCAGAGGCCCGAGCGGAGCCGATCTTGTACCCCATACTGGCGGAATCTATCAGAACGCATGTGGAGCAGAGAGTTTCGCGAGTTCGTGCGTCTCCTGGATCTGTGCTGGACGAATGCCGACGAGCCAAAGTTCTCGAGCGGGGTCGGCCCCTCCTTGCGGCTACTGGTCGCTGTGTCGGGCCGCGTGGGACCGGGAAGGACGGCTGCCGAGGAAGGCCATCGACTCGGCATTCAATCCTCGTTCTCCGGCCCGGGGAACTACACCGTAGCGTCCGTCGGCCCCCGCGCGTTGCGCATTCGAATGCGCGCGGTTGCGGCATGGAAAGGGTTGGTCGGGCTCTCACTGCCGGATCCTAGGACCGAGTTCATCCGGTGTTGGAGCTGGCGACACGTCCGTTTCAGAAGTCGCGTGCATGTCGACCGCAATTCGAGTAGGCCACTACTCGCGCAATGACGAGGCTGTTCGGCCACGATGATCGTGTCGGCGCGCCGAGCGTGAGCAGAGAAAGGAACACAACAAATGACGACAACGCGGCAAACCCCCGATCTGATCGACAAGCTGCAGACTGCGATGCGTAGTCGAGAGGTGGTTGCGATACGGCCTCCAGCGGGTGACGGTGCCCAGGCAGGCGAGAGTTCGCGCGAGTGTGCTCATCGCTTCGAGCGGGCAAAAGATCAACTGCTCGAAGAGATAGTAGATGAGCAAGCGAGCGTGGATTGGGAGGTAGCCCTGCTTCCGTTCAGGCTGGACGGTGAAGCAGGGGTGGGCACGATCGCGCGAGACATTCTCGAGAGCCGGGACGCCCTCACCAGCCTCACTATCGGCCCGGGATGCAGTGTCGTCGGTACGCCGTACGACCATGCGTACACAACGGGAACCGGATTCTCCGGCAAGCTCGATGGAAAGCCGCAGGTCGTTGGGGCGACCGATGGCGAGTCGGCAGGTGGAGCCGCTATCGATCTGTTTTCCGATAATCGCCTGGATGTAAGTGTGATACCAGCTGGGACATACTCCTGGAGCGTTCTCGCGTCCAACGCGGTACCGAACGCACGCAGCAGGGGTGGATTGGCGACGGTGACCTTTGTCGGCAACAATCCCAATCCGTCACTGCGGCGCGTGATTACACTGTGGGACGTGCAGGGCCTGGGGCAGCTGCACGGCTTCCACGGCGAGGGCGCAATCGCCGACGCCTACACTCCCGGGACCGGGCCGTTCAAGGTTACTTTGGCCCCCATTCCAGGCAGTTTGTTCCCTGGAGAAAGACTTGAAGTCTGGGTATGGGCCTGGATCATAAACAGCGGCGCGAACGGCGTCTTTTCTGCACTGACCTTGAACATGCCATCGTTCACCGTGTGTGCGGGGCACCCGGTCCCCGTTGGATGACTTGGACGTCGTCGCATAACGCAACACAAATACACCGAGAAGGAGTACGTCATGGCCAGATCCATCAACACCGCGAGGCGGGCGAGTTCGGCAACCGGTGCGTTGCGGCTACGGGACGTCGATGATGCGGCCCGTGAAGTCGAGGCCGACGTCCACGTATACGGGCAGAAAGTCATTTGCGAGACGGACTCACGAGGCTACGCCACGCCCCAGAATCGATCGCTGACCGAGATAGTCGTCGACGCCTCAGAGGGCTTCATCCCGCTGTGGGACAAAAGCACGACGCTGCGATGGCGTTTTCAGAACCGTTCGATCGCCTTGTTCGAGCAGCCGGATGCTGCCAAAGCAAAAATCAAGGAACTACTCGGGAAGGCGCTGCTGGCTTGGGGTGATGCGGCGCCTGTGAAATTCAGCCAGCGCGATGACGCCTGGGATTTCGAGATCGTGATCAGGGAAGCCGACCGATGTAACATCAACGGGTGTGTTCTGGCCAGCGCCTTCTTTCCCGACTCGGGTCGACATCGATTGACGATTTATCCCAAGTTGTTCGAGCAGAGCGCGCAAGAGCAGATGGAAACTTTGGCACACGAGATCGGACACGTCTTCGGACTGCGGCACTTTTTCGCCAACCTCAGCGAAACGGACTTTGCGAGCGAGATTTTCGGAAAGCACAACCCGCTGACCATCATGAACTACGGCAACCAGAGCCAGCTGACCGAGGACGATCGGGACGACCTGAAGCGGCTGTACCAAGCAGTGTGGAGCGGCACGTTGACGAACATCAACGGCACTCCGATCAGGTTGGTGAAACCATTCAGCTCCACCGGAACGGTGGTCGGTGGTCCGCCGATACTGGCTGCTGCGGCGCTTGTTTGAGCGGGTCGCCACAGGCGACTCGACGACGACGTGATCGCCACTACGGCGGCTCCTGTGGTTATCGATCGAGCCCTGGCCGCGGAGCCTCAAAGCAAATGACGAACAACGCCGGCCCGACGAAGCAGGCCGAGCCTTGTCCGCCTTCTCACCAAGGGACGAAGCGCCACAGCTGGGTACCGTCACGTGTGTTGTCGACGACCGTGAGCCCGTAGTGGGGCCCTGCTGGGGCGAGGGCGAGGGCGTGGTTGAAACCAGGTACGAGAACGGCCGCTTCCTCCTCGGCGTCCCCGTCGAAGCTCCATGGCATGGCACCGTGAATTTCCCCGCCCCCGCACACAACGGGATCACCTTTGTGGCCCGTCCCGCCCAGGAGCAGCATCGTGTTCGTTTGTTCGTTTGTCAGCTGGACAGTCGAATCGTCGTCCACCTCGACGAGCCAGAGTTGACCGTAGTCGTTGCGGTCCGGACCCACCAGCCCGACGGCCACGCCTCGGCCGCCGGTGTCGGCGCCCGTGAGCCCCATCGCGGCGCCGTCGAGTTGCGGGTTGAGAATCTGGTACCGGCCCTCGCGGGGGAACTTGGTCATGGTCTCTCCTCACTGTGGGCATACCGCCACTGAGCTTTACGCCGTGCTGATCCGATAGCTGTCGTCAGCAGCGTAGGATCTCGGCAGGAAGAATCTGATCGCCCAGTTCGGGTGATTTCGGGTGCGGGCCGGACACACGGGTCGACCCTTTGGTACGTTCCTGCGACGCTCCGACCCGCCACGGCCACCTCGATTCCTTACCGGATCCGAACCGCGGAAGGATCTGCGGAAGCACTCGCACCGCGGGGGATGTGGCACCTCCAGAGCGCGGTGTCCTGCCCCGCCGAGCGGGTGCTGCCCGGCCGCGTTCTCGTCGGCTATGACGGTCGCGCGGATGGTCGCGAGATCGCCCCCCTGCCCACACGGGCCCCGGGCACGGGCCGCCGATCCATCGGCTGATCCGCCGGTCGCTCCGGGGTCGCTGGACGGGTGGATACATATCTCTAGCATCCGGGAACAAATTGGTTCGCTGGACACATATATTCTCCGTACGGGTGGCCGACGACGAGTGGAGTGTCAGTGACGGAGGATTCTGCACTGCTGGTGCGGGCGTTGCAGGCCGATGCTTCGCAC
Above is a genomic segment from Nocardia sputorum containing:
- a CDS encoding matrixin family metalloprotease, whose protein sequence is MARSINTARRASSATGALRLRDVDDAAREVEADVHVYGQKVICETDSRGYATPQNRSLTEIVVDASEGFIPLWDKSTTLRWRFQNRSIALFEQPDAAKAKIKELLGKALLAWGDAAPVKFSQRDDAWDFEIVIREADRCNINGCVLASAFFPDSGRHRLTIYPKLFEQSAQEQMETLAHEIGHVFGLRHFFANLSETDFASEIFGKHNPLTIMNYGNQSQLTEDDRDDLKRLYQAVWSGTLTNINGTPIRLVKPFSSTGTVVGGPPILAAAALV
- a CDS encoding zinc-binding alcohol dehydrogenase family protein — translated: MRAAVVNAPGATPVCGDFPDPEQWPGRAPLRLVGAGLHHVVRGLASGRHYGSDHAYPVVPGVDAVARTDDGRLVYTGLARLPWGTMAERLVTPFEVDLPVGADPLVTAAGVNPALSGWMPLITRRKETGELGTVLVLGATGMSGGLAVRAAMSLGAKQVVAAGRDHEALERLRGLGVVTVALATATPDAGAATLATVVAEAQPTLVLDFVWGPVAEAAFAALEKRGTEDDSTAIDYVQIGSLAGTEAALPAALLRGRRIRISGSGAGSVSKAAMIAELPEVLARFADGTFDAPYTAYPLSRVGEAWAHQGRTRAVVVPDRPAPLEVAT
- a CDS encoding TetR/AcrR family transcriptional regulator C-terminal domain-containing protein, whose translation is MAKGITRERIVAAALELLNEKGMDALTVRALASRLEVKAPALYWHVRNKQELLDEMSTFVMRRVTDALSAIASGDDWRDDVAAYARALRAEYLRHRDGARIFSGTRFSDPDVVKAKESWLARLTAAGFSLAEADDALDLVTAYVVGFVIEEHERSQSADADPARYSVAERDEWLGEGADLVKAAGHLRDDGDSRFERHLGVVLDGLAARLR